TAATGTGATTACCTTGAACTTATTTAAGCTGAAAGAAATAAACCAAGAGTTTGGTTGGATGACTGTGGGCATCAAATATAAGAGGGATTTTAACACTTAAGATAGCCTTAATTTCAACATCAATAAAACTGTAATGTCGATAATTATATTTCGAGATCATAATCTTTATGTGTAGTAAGTTTATTGgttattaattactatttaaaattcatttaaataaatttaaaaaaagattatgcTGCTAATGCCATTAAAAAATGTCTAATCAatcttgaagcatttttttttcaattctcttctTTGTGCAGTTACATTTCTTCAATAGTATCAGCAGCAATTGAATTTCATAGGGTTTTTTTCTTGCTAGTCTTCTTACTTCGCGGTATTGTTGCAAAATTGGACacctgtaaatataaaatatatttaatttagttggtatttcattttttaaataaattaaattgtacaagagaaaaaatcaaaccgtgcaatttttaataaactataaaattctaaaacgCTACGatttgatgaataattttttagatcaaTAATATTACGTTGAACAAAAAGTGAAGATTAAATCAATAGTTGTTTGCTTCAGGTATCTTTTGAAATTACTCGATAAAGATTAGCCTTTCCGTATTTTGATCTAATTTCGTTTATCactatcgaaataaaattgcgTTTCTAGCAAGAGTTTTTGCTTACtatcgtgatgagagaaattctcaaaaCTTTTCCTGAATCCTatgaacccaagacccaattgacctatattactAATTTACGAGCTAAgtttcaatttttacgtccttagcacgctataaaaatttcttcttgatatctgttttcgtttttgagttatcataaTTACAGACGGGCAGCCGGAAATGAGTACACAtcccctctttgttttatacataagaatgtccataaaaactcttcttatattcatatattttatatggttaacgagatagcttacaaacggtatacagggtataatatcGATTTGTATTTGTTTCGGAAAGTTGTTAAAAACTGCCAAGCAATAAAATACCCAAAATCAAGCAAACATCTCAATATGAATGAAGATATTCGATATTTATTCCTCACTTGAACAATTTTTTGACGCATTAAagaagaatcatttttttaaatacacgaaATTCGTTAAAAGGTCAATTTTGTGTCTTTTGATTTCTGCGATGTTGGTGGGTCAATCAAGGCGATTATGTAAAgagtaaacatattttttgcagTCTGCTTTCCCGCATGCAAATAAAGCAGCAAGCATTAGTTAGAATAATATCTCAATCTCATTATTTAAGAAGAATCTATTTCTGTAAAGCAACTCttcataaaacttaaaataatatcaatattttttatccttCACTTATTGTTCAGATTGTCAAGGTTGATACGAATTCATTATTAAAGGGGCAgttaaaacttttgtaattttcccAAATTATTGTGATTCTGCTctggaattttaaaattttaacttaattttaataaccaTTGTAAACTAGAATACTTttttcaagtataaataaatctaaGCGAAGTAATGCAAAAGAGTTAATGTTCAAACATATGAATGATTTTAGTATGCTTCTTATCAAACATGAAGCAATGATTGTGTTCAATAAAATGAACATTAGTCCATGAAATACCTCACAAACTTTCTATTTAGTCATACCAAATTCACATCAGCCCACAAATCGAAATGCTTACTCagattcaataattatttgctATCatgttttggaatatttttacgACGTTGTGATGGAGACTCAGACATGTTTCGTATAAACAAATCACTTCCAGTCTCATTATTTAATCGAATATCTTGATGTGATCTTGATTGTCGTAATGTAGgactattattatttgaattatttggaaattCATTTAACGAACCGGCCATTTCATGCCATGATGATCGTTTAGAaatcttatcaatatttaattgtaattgatCGATATTTACAAGCGAACTACTTTGTACATTTGTTACGTTTTTATTCTTTAACGACCAAAATGGTAATTTCTTGTGTAATTTTAACAAGAAATTTTCCTTACGATTTGATGTTGGTTTTTCATCAGATTTACTAATTTTTGGTAAAGATACGAAAACATGTTTtctttgtgtatttattttcgaatcgattgtttttaataatcctTGTTTGAGAGTTAAGGTTgcttttattgcatttaatgcatcatttttttctaaattttcttggGATATTTTTGACATTGGTGGTGGCGGTGctgtatgttttttatatcggcCAGATCTTTCATTATTGGTTTTAATGTTTTGATCACTCACTTCGATATTATCCTGTTTGGTGGGGATGCTACTAGATGTTTCTGGTTCCGATTTGACTTTACTTATATCATTTTCATTCGGTTCATTGAAATCTACAGCATCATCGTACTCTTGACTAGTGCTTTCATCTTTATTTGATACATCACTTGAATCCGATTCATtttcacaattaaaaaatacattttcttcgTTAATGTCTACTTTTGCTGTATTTATTAGAGGGAGAAGGTTTGCTTGGcgtaaaagataaattaatgtGGTGGAATCAATAGGAATTATATCATCTTGTGAGtattccttaaaaataaaataaactttatcagGATAATCAATTTTAGCTATcccattcaaaaaattaaaaataaacaattgctgTATCATATCGTGAAAAGATCCTTTGATGTGGACTATGGAGGGTAGAAGTAAGGAGGACAATTTTAAAAAGGGGACAAAGTAAAAATGTGTCCAAAATAACAGTTCTAAAATTGACCAGAATGGCGCTTTTGTAGCAAAAGGTGttgatttaaaatgttaatttagaattttattcttattagtTTGTGTTTGATAGGAACTTCTCTACCCTTCTCTAACAACTTGTTTAGATCTtgatcttattaattttttttaaacttacactTTTGCTACAGTAGTGCCACCAGTTTTTTGCTTTTCGTagacactttttatatacagagatgaTTCTTCTTAGCTCTACACTCCATCATGTGGATCTATGGTTTATAAGAGATGAAAGAAGGAGAAATATAGTATTCTTGTAAATATTTAGAAGAAAATATATGGCAATAAAAAGaatctttgaaaaatatttcagaacATAAAATAAGAATCTTTACAAAGTTCAGCATGGTGCTGATTTCTTAAAATCTTAAGTGCAATTTTATTACGTtcttaatgattaaaatttgggtttttttttataaaaatatattacgccaaggaaaaattttgtaacgaCTTTTCATAACGAGTACACAATTATATATAACGagtacataattatatataaaagtttggatcaacaatttttaagttttgaccACTTGCTTTAATGTTGTTGATTGCtgcttcttttatttatttcgcaTGTGACAATAAtatgcaaaaagaaaaaaaaaattcaccatcTTAAAACCAATCTCCTCAAAAATGGTTCGATTTCGTTTTGTTTTAGTAGCGGATCGCATGAagaaattcgttaaatttttcactGTTAATTCAAGTGATATCCAATTATAGGGCTTGTTTTTGTATTCAATGTACAATGAATGCATGCTGGTTTTACCAGAAAAATGGCACTTGTTTGGTTTAATAAGGTTCATGTAAAATACAAGAAAACGTGCTTCAAATTTGGTGGAAAACCACTAAGATAACTTGGACTTAACTATATTAGAAAATTGGACGTAAGCTCTGTATCCCAATTCcactttttagaaaaaatagtcTCTGTACCTAGGCTTCGGGTGTTAGACTACTTATGTATAGGTTTTCAAATTCTATTTACGGACCTAGTTGTTTTAAAGCcgtataagaatttaaaaaaaagcacaatattttacttaaaagtcAAGCGAAACCCTACAATGTGTAGtcgaaaaactatttcaatgtCGGATTTAAATATagtcaaatatttcattaatgaaGATTCAATTTTGGATCACATCAATTACTAAACGAAAATCTCAAAATGAATTTCTAAGTTTATGTTTTCCGagatatattttcatttgtactcttagttttataattaagcGTCAAAgtgtatataatttatgatCTTGTTGAATTATCCTGGGAAGTTTAATGAATAAACTTTCCtttattatctaatttataagtaggctgtaaaataaaaattagtaaaacgcatgcaatcaataaatatttatatttaaaaatataatatttttaacaatgttttagttttaaatgaaaattcttaACTCTTCTTGGTTTAAACAATGTTTTCCATatcaaaaatggtttaaaaatatggaaaataaaattcacgatataataattatttcgaatTTGATTAACAATAACTACATTTGATTCTGTAATGTTAACTTCATTAAATGTATAGCCATTTTcctggaaataattttattcatttactttgaattaattgaattaGTTGAATCAAATTTGGAGCCGGCGTATATATAGAGCATTTCAAATTCTCACAAATTTATAGAAGTGGTAGGACACATGAAAtccaatattttaaacttactttgacgataaatacttagtttgccgtttttgtgccaaaaattgaaattcttggccaaaaatggtacgattttcggaatacgtgacagaatccgtaaatctgacatcagattcgttatcagcgaccaaaaatacctactagtTATTgagtttggacgataaatacttagttttccgTTTTTATGCCAAAAAGTGCAATTTCGGTTAAGAAAAAGGTACGATTTTTGGAATACGTGGCGTAATTGGTGAaatctgacatcggattcgtattcaACGACCAGAAAGACCTACTAAGTggcaattttaagccaaaataagcattacaaaaa
The Chrysoperla carnea chromosome 4, inChrCarn1.1, whole genome shotgun sequence genome window above contains:
- the LOC123297365 gene encoding uncharacterized protein LOC123297365 isoform X2 yields the protein MMYWIVFALFTCAETFTDVFLCWFPFYYELKIIIVIWLLSPATKGSSILYRKFVHPLLSRREQEIDEYINKAKEQGYHTVLHLGSKGVNYATTVIMQTAIKGGGGIVNQLKKSYSLSDLTENEVNRNTETNQGETEETDGVIITDPRLLRSARTRAYSPKRSSSGPNRVDMYFPEVDVDVRQTPPRDPHISHIRSSDDISSGYSSAEYVGQTTKTEAIIREGALIRTASVGGSTRSRTKTVKSSLVVAKKAAPTEEYSQDDIIPIDSTTLIYLLRQANLLPLINTAKVDINEENVFFNCENESDSSDVSNKDESTSQEYDDAVDFNEPNENDISKVKSEPETSSSIPTKQDNIEVSDQNIKTNNERSGRYKKHTAPPPPMSKISQENLEKNDALNAIKATLTLKQGLLKTIDSKINTQRKHVFVSLPKISKSDEKPTSNRKENFLLKLHKKLPFWSLKNKNVTNVQSSSLVNIDQLQLNIDKISKRSSWHEMAGSLNEFPNNSNNNSPTLRQSRSHQDIRLNNETGSDLFIRNMSESPSQRRKNIPKHDSK
- the LOC123297365 gene encoding uncharacterized protein LOC123297365 isoform X1 — its product is MFSAVVSRLIILLFGTLYPAYASYKAVKTKNVKEYVKWMMYWIVFALFTCAETFTDVFLCWFPFYYELKIIIVIWLLSPATKGSSILYRKFVHPLLSRREQEIDEYINKAKEQGYHTVLHLGSKGVNYATTVIMQTAIKGGGGIVNQLKKSYSLSDLTENEVNRNTETNQGETEETDGVIITDPRLLRSARTRAYSPKRSSSGPNRVDMYFPEVDVDVRQTPPRDPHISHIRSSDDISSGYSSAEYVGQTTKTEAIIREGALIRTASVGGSTRSRTKTVKSSLVVAKKAAPTEEYSQDDIIPIDSTTLIYLLRQANLLPLINTAKVDINEENVFFNCENESDSSDVSNKDESTSQEYDDAVDFNEPNENDISKVKSEPETSSSIPTKQDNIEVSDQNIKTNNERSGRYKKHTAPPPPMSKISQENLEKNDALNAIKATLTLKQGLLKTIDSKINTQRKHVFVSLPKISKSDEKPTSNRKENFLLKLHKKLPFWSLKNKNVTNVQSSSLVNIDQLQLNIDKISKRSSWHEMAGSLNEFPNNSNNNSPTLRQSRSHQDIRLNNETGSDLFIRNMSESPSQRRKNIPKHDSK